The following are from one region of the Nicotiana tabacum cultivar K326 chromosome 3, ASM71507v2, whole genome shotgun sequence genome:
- the LOC107759434 gene encoding uncharacterized protein LOC107759434, translating into MFSRFNKVLGVLKSFGRPIKSGKQVRKILGSLSTIWQPKVIALECQDLDKISYDELRGDLIAFEKTHLYRQIQEKKKTVSFNATMAEPKNEDEVEGGEQDENIAMLSQVMTNLMRRNKNYSRGSIVGKYKRRKLFGAWSNEEEFDHEEIANMCFMDLSDNEEPDKLALMTYNNEEEDDSRRPYSPLDEGTSEVHTHLCPSCYKLQEFVDIALADIERVVNELRKVKIKREREREKKDCALKLEICEVESDIHQKEVNELRLQLNGTELELRIILEMSTTHLAPTVAKEVTPQIIAGSKTTGGGFGDQNLQIKLKNLTSQDPSRLGYLKISNHVLQEHHKKNRKGKWYLDSACSRHMKGDKQLFKSITKLDGETITFGDKSKGNVISTGKVPLSSTCDVDEVYLVDELGHKDDALGNFEIFCKKVQREKGYYISTIRSDHGREFESRAFEIFCNDQGISHNFSSPRSPQQNGVVERKNRTL; encoded by the exons ATGTTTTCTAGATTCAACAAAGTCCTTGGAGTCCTCAAATCTTTTGGAAGGCCTATTAAAAGTGGCAAACAGGTTAGAAAGATCCTCGGAAGTCTATCTACAATTTGGCAACCAAAGGTTATCGCTCTAGAATGTCAAGACCTGGACAAAATCTCCTATGATGAACTCAGAGGCGACTTGATTGCTTTTGAGAAAACTCATCTCTATAGACAAattcaagagaaaaagaaaaccgTTTCTTTCAATGCAACTATGGCTGAACCTAAAAATGAAGATGAAGTAGAAGGAGGAGAACAAGATGAAAACATTGCAATGCTCTCGCAAGTTATGACCAACTTAATGAGAAGAAACAAAAACTATAGTAGAG GAAGCATAGTAGGAaagtacaaaagaagaaaacttttTGGAGCATGGAGCAACGAAGAGGAATTTGATCATGAAGAAATTGCCAATATGTGTTTTATGGATCTTAGCGACAATGAAGAACCAGATAAACTTGCACTAATGACATAcaacaatgaagaagaagatgattcaagaAGACCCTATTCACCGTTGGATGAAGGAACTAGTGAAGTACATACTCATTTATGTCCATCTTGTTATAAACTTCAAGAATTTGTTGATATTGCTCTTGCAGACATTGAAAGAGTAGTAAATGAACTCAGAAAAgtcaaaatcaaaagagaaagagaaagagaaaagaaggacTGCGCCCTGAAACTAGAAATATGCGAAGTTGAAAGTGATATACATCAAAAAGAAGTAAACGAACTCAGGCTTCAATTGAATG GAACAGAATTAGAGCTGAGAATAATTCTAGAAATGTCAACAACTCACCTTGCACCTACTGTGGCAAAAGAGGTCACGCCTCAAATCATTGCAGGTTCAAAAACAACAGGAGGTGGATTTGGAGAccaaaatcttcaaatcaaactaaaaaatCTAACCAGTCAGGACCCAAGcaggcttgggtacctaaaaataaGTAATCATGTCTTGCAAGAACACCACAAGAAGAATCgaaaaggaaaatggtatctCGACAGCGCGTGTTCCAGACATATGAAGGGTGACAAACAATTATTCAAATCAATCACCAAGCTAGATGGAGAAACAATTACATTTGGTGACAAATCCAAAGGAAATGTTATTAGTACTGGAAAGGTTCCTTTAAGCTCTACATGTGATGTGGATGAAGTTTACTTAGTGGATGAACTCGG TCATAAAGATGATGCCTTAGGAAATTTTGAAATCTTTTGTAAGAAGGTTCAACGTGAGAAAGGTTATTATATCTCTACAATCAGAAGTGATCATGGAAGAGAGTTTGAAAGTAGAGCATTTGAAATTTTTTGCAATGATCAAGGAATATCTCATAATTTCTCTTCACCTAGATCTCCTCAGCAAAATGGTGTAGTAGAGCGAAAGAACAGAACCTTGTAG